One Melospiza georgiana isolate bMelGeo1 chromosome 12, bMelGeo1.pri, whole genome shotgun sequence genomic window carries:
- the RPL39 gene encoding large ribosomal subunit protein eL39 yields the protein MSSHKTFKIKRFLAKKQKQNRPIPQWIRMKTGNKIRYNSKRRHWRRTKLGL from the exons ATG TCGTCGCACAAGACATTCAAGATCAAGCGCTTCCTCGCcaagaagcagaagcagaacCGGCCCATCCCGCAGTGGATTCGCATGAAAACCGGCAATAAGATCAG GTACAACTCCAAAAGGAGGCACTGGAGGAGGACCAAACTGGGCTTGTAA
- the UPF3B gene encoding regulator of nonsense transcripts 3B produces the protein MKEDKENARPKERRGASAGPGVLLPAGPGSGPAAGTDGRAGTAELDRLERPKDKKETLSKVVIRRLPPSLTKEQLEEHLQPLPEHDYFEFFANDSSLYPHMFSRAYINFKNQEDIVLFRDRFDGYVFVDHKGQEYAAIVEFAPFQKAAKKKSKKKDAKTGTIEDDPEYKKFLESYSADDEKLTSTPETLLEEIEARNKELIAKKTTPLLNFLKNKQRLREEKREERRRRELERKRQREEERRKWKEEERRKRKEAEKLKKVDRCPEKERDRSKEEPKIKLLKKPEKDEKDLERKEKSKKLERETLREEKNASSASAKRSDGETKEEKAKKSEDECVKDYRDRDRDFDRDREYERAQREKLRRQEEERRRQKERYEKEKVFRRKEEEVKKERDLLREKGKKSDLTDFTSSTDKSEKVTKDDKKEDTIKRDRIRNKDRPAMQLYQPGARSRSRLCQYEDNAAKPPDQGVEKKQEGESSHTKEEE, from the exons ATGAAGGAGGACAAGGAGAACGCCAGGCCCAAGGAGCGGCGCGGGGCCTCCGCCGGGCCGGGCGTGCTGCTGCCCGCGGGACCGGGCtcgggccccgccgccggcaCGGACGGCAGAGCCGGCACCGCCGAGCTCGATCGCCTGGAGCGGCCCAAGGACAAGAAGGAGACGCTCAGCAAG GTGGTGATCCGCCGGCTGCCGCCCAGCCTGAcgaaggagcagctggaggagcacctgcagcctctgcccgAGCACGACTACTTCGAGTTCTTCGCCAACGACTCCAG CTTGTACCCGCACATGTTCTCCAGAGCCTACATCAACTTCAAGAACCAGGAAGACATCGTCCTCTTCAGGGATCGCTTCGACGGCTACGTTTTTGTCGATCACAAAG GTCAGGAATATGCTGCCATAGTTGAGTTTGCACCTTTccaaaaagctgcaaaaaagAAGAGTAAGAAAAAGGATGCCAAAACTGGAACTATTGAAGATG ATCCAGAATACAAGAAGTTTTTGGAAAGTTACAGTGCAGATGATGAAAAATTAACCTCCACTCCTGAAACTTTGTTGGAGGAAATAGAGGCAAGAAACAAAGAGCTAATAG CTAAAAAGACTACTCCTTTACTGAACttcttgaaaaataaacag AgactgagagaagaaaaaagagaggagagaaggaggagagaattagaaagaaaaagacaaagagaagaagaaagaagaaaatggaaagaagaggagagaaggaagagaaaagaagcagaaaaattgAAGAAAGTAGACAGATgcccagaaaaagaaagagacagaTCAAAAGAAGAACCAAAGATTAAG CTACTTAAGAAGcctgaaaaagatgaaaaagacttggagagaaaagaaaagtccaaGAAACTGGAAAGAGAGActctgagggaggaaaaaaatgcgAGTAGTGCATCTGCCAAACGATCTGATGGGGAGACAAAAGAAGAGAAGGCAAAAAA ATCAGAAGATGAGTGTGTAAAGGACTACAGGGACCGAGATAGAGATTTTGACAGAGACAGAGAATATgagagagcacagagagagaaactGAGGCGCCAAGAAGAGGAGCGTCGGAGGCAGAAAGAGCGCTATGAGAAAGAGAAGGTTTTtagaagaaaagaggaagaggtgaaaaaggagagagacttactcagagaaaagggaaagaaaagtgaTCTTACAGACTTTACCAGCAGCACGGACAAATCTGAGAAAGTAACCAAAGACGATAAAAAAGAGGATACAATTAAGAGGGATCGTATCAGAAACAAG GATCGCCCAGCAATGCAGCTGTACCAGCCCGGGGCCCGAAGCCGGAGCAGATTGTGTCAGTATGAAGACAATGCTGCAAAACCCCCAGATCAGGGAGTGGAAAAGAAACAAGAGGGTGAGAGCAGTCACACGAAGGAAGAGGAGTGA
- the NDUFA1 gene encoding NADH dehydrogenase [ubiquinone] 1 alpha subcomplex subunit 1 — CRCLRRTTTPSVHRAPRRRYRRGQPLATGTESEPGHEHGLIYCQGLLPGSAVAPAARSGPLGCKGARGRPGRARGRPGVPRHSARGSGTDTDASTDSGGMWYEILPGMAIMGVCLTIPGMATIFMHRLSNGGKEKRIARYPFEWTLLERDRRLSAVNKHYVSKGLENIN; from the exons TGCCGCTGCCTCCGCCGGACTACCACTCCCAGCGTGCAccgcgccccccgccgccggTACCGACGGGGTCAGCCGCTCGCGACTGGGACCGAGAGCGAGCCGGGACACGAGCACGGCCTCATTTATTGCCAGGGACTGCTCCCGGGCAGCGCCGTCGCTCCCGCTGCCCGCTCGGGCCCGCTAGGGTGTAAGGGGGCGCGGGGCAGGCCGGGAAGGGCGCGGGGCAGGCCGGGAGTGCCCCGGCACTCGGCGAGGGGCAGCGGCACCGACACCGACGCCAGCACCGACAGCGGCGGGATGTGGTACGAGATCCTGCCCGGCATGGCCATCATGGGGGTCTGCCTCACCATCCCCGGCATGGCCACCATCTTCATGCACCGCTTGTCTAACGGCGGCAAG gagaaGAGGATCGCCCGCTATCCCTTCGAGTGGACGCTGCTGGAAAGGGACCGGCGGCTGTCGGCTGTCAACAAGCACTACGTGTCCAAG ggtCTGGAGAACATAAACTAA
- the AKAP14 gene encoding A-kinase anchor protein 14, with the protein MEEEKEGSEQKDHIPPEDESSSTEEWLPEDEEKEKESKHVIKNIPWTTAKNFTVEIGQQQIEELISTWDIHESWLHHSEFLEEEELKDSKRYHYRACWGLPTRRKPIPRATASVYFVIVISKLKPDTAPVEVFYRLESSRLIRRPEQCEFREKWLHDIIENKVLCAERLASR; encoded by the exons atggaggaggaaaaggaaggcaGTGAGCAAAAAGATCACATCCCTCCGGAAGATGAGAGCAGCAGTACAGAGGAATGGCTCCCAGAGGAcgaggaaaaagagaaag AAAGCAAGCATGTCATCAAAAATATCCCGTGGACTACAGCTAAGAACTTCACAGTGGAGATAGGACAGCAGCAAATTGAAGAACTGATTTCT ACATGGGACATTCATGAAAGCTGGCTTCACCACTCAGAATTTCTCGAGGAAGAAGAACTGAAGGACAGCAAGAGGTACCATTACAGAGCTTGCTGGGGCCTCCCAACACGCAGAAAACCCATCCCAAGAGCAACAGCGAGTGTCTACTTCGTTATAGTGATCTCCAAACTCAAACCTGAC ACTGCACCTGTGGAGGTGTTCTACAGACTGGAGTCCAGCAGGCTGATTCGGAG GCCAGAACAGTGTGAGTTTAGAGAAAAGTGGCTTCATGAcataattgaaaataaagtaCTGTGTGCAGAAAGACTTGCTTCCCGATGA